The Petropleomorpha daqingensis genome includes a window with the following:
- the malQ gene encoding 4-alpha-glucanotransferase encodes MTPTTDEWGIDATWIDAKDEEHEVAAATLERLREIIGSPPADLDDRAPIVARPGDALEIDEVDVVCEDGEVRRIDGELPDDFPLGYHWLHTEDGRRRRLIVSPGRCWLPDGRTWGWAVQLYAVRGAGSWGIGDLADLRAIRKMAQAQGAGFLLINPLHAVAPIPQQEASPYLPATRRFLNPIYLRVGEVPGADTVDIGDGADLNDGELIDRDAIWARKRAALHAVFLSHGGGEAFVRWREEQGPTLQDWATWAAIVDEHGADWHAWPPELRRPDSPGVAEWAEQRGAAIAFHAWLQWALELQLTAATDGLTVIQDLPIGVAGGGADAWTWQEVLAEGASVGAPPDAFNANGQDWGSPPLIPWRLRDADYEPFIQSIRATIAGAGGLRIDHVMGLFRLWWVPADGGAVEGAYVRYPAEDLLDIVALESARAGALVVGEDLGTVEEGVREAMAEHGVLSYRLLWFEENGPEEWPEAAMAAVTTHDLPTVAGLWTGADADEQVSLGTATDEEARAGRAGLVQQLPGLADDASPEDAVRRAHELLAKAPSLLLSATLDDAVAEQRRPNMPGTTDRPNWSLPLPVRVEELPDHPLVQDLARTLADGAARRG; translated from the coding sequence ATGACGCCGACGACCGACGAGTGGGGCATCGACGCCACCTGGATCGACGCCAAGGACGAGGAGCACGAGGTCGCCGCGGCGACGCTCGAGCGGCTGCGGGAGATCATCGGCTCGCCACCGGCCGACCTCGACGACCGCGCCCCGATCGTCGCCCGCCCCGGCGACGCGCTCGAGATCGACGAGGTCGACGTCGTCTGCGAGGACGGCGAGGTCCGCCGGATCGACGGTGAGCTGCCCGACGACTTCCCGCTCGGCTACCACTGGCTGCACACCGAGGACGGCCGGCGCCGGCGGCTGATCGTCTCCCCCGGCCGCTGCTGGCTGCCCGACGGGCGGACCTGGGGCTGGGCGGTCCAGCTCTACGCCGTCCGCGGCGCCGGCAGCTGGGGCATCGGCGACCTGGCCGACCTGCGCGCGATCCGGAAGATGGCGCAGGCCCAGGGCGCCGGCTTCCTGCTCATCAACCCCCTGCACGCGGTCGCGCCGATCCCGCAGCAGGAGGCCAGCCCGTACCTGCCGGCCACCCGGCGGTTCCTCAACCCGATCTACCTGCGGGTCGGCGAGGTGCCCGGCGCCGACACGGTCGACATCGGGGACGGCGCCGACCTCAACGACGGCGAGCTCATCGACCGCGACGCCATCTGGGCCCGCAAGCGCGCCGCGCTGCACGCCGTCTTCCTGTCCCACGGCGGCGGCGAGGCCTTCGTCCGCTGGCGCGAGGAGCAGGGGCCGACCCTGCAGGACTGGGCCACCTGGGCCGCGATCGTCGACGAGCACGGCGCCGACTGGCACGCCTGGCCCCCGGAGCTGCGCCGTCCCGACTCCCCCGGCGTCGCCGAGTGGGCAGAGCAGCGCGGCGCGGCGATCGCCTTCCACGCCTGGCTGCAGTGGGCGCTGGAACTGCAGCTGACCGCGGCGACCGACGGGCTCACCGTCATCCAGGACCTGCCGATCGGCGTCGCCGGCGGCGGCGCCGACGCGTGGACCTGGCAGGAGGTCCTCGCCGAGGGCGCGAGCGTCGGCGCGCCCCCGGACGCGTTCAACGCGAACGGCCAGGACTGGGGCTCGCCGCCGCTGATCCCCTGGCGGCTGCGCGACGCCGACTACGAGCCGTTCATCCAGTCCATCCGCGCCACGATCGCCGGCGCCGGAGGCCTGCGGATCGACCACGTCATGGGCCTGTTCCGGCTGTGGTGGGTGCCGGCCGACGGCGGCGCGGTCGAGGGCGCCTACGTCCGCTACCCCGCCGAGGACCTGCTCGACATCGTCGCCCTGGAGAGCGCCCGGGCGGGCGCGCTCGTCGTGGGCGAGGACCTCGGCACCGTCGAGGAGGGCGTCCGCGAGGCGATGGCCGAGCACGGCGTCCTCTCCTACCGGCTGCTGTGGTTCGAGGAGAACGGGCCCGAGGAGTGGCCCGAGGCGGCGATGGCCGCCGTCACCACGCACGACCTGCCGACGGTGGCCGGGCTGTGGACCGGCGCCGACGCCGACGAGCAGGTGTCGCTGGGCACCGCGACGGACGAGGAGGCGAGGGCCGGCCGGGCCGGGCTGGTCCAGCAACTGCCGGGCCTGGCCGACGACGCCTCGCCCGAGGACGCCGTCCGCCGGGCGCACGAACTGCTGGCCAAGGCACCGTCGCTGCTGCTGTCGGCCACCCTGGACGACGCCGTCGCCGAGCAGCGCCGACCCAACATGCCGGGGACGACGGACCGCCCGAACTGGTCGCTGCCGCTGCCGGTGCGCGTCGAGGAACTGCCCGATCACCCGCTCGTGCAGGACCTGGCCCGCACCCTCGCGGACGGCGCGGCGCGTCGCGGCTGA